GCTCGTCGTTATTGTATTTGCGGCTTATGCGGTCGCCGGACATCTCGTTGTCTTTGAAACCGTATTCCATCTCATGGGTTGCCGGATTGGGGGCGAATTCGACCAGGTGGTCGAGCAGTACCGAAAGCCCCGTGAGATTTGTCGCCGAGACTGCGTAAACCGGACAAAGTTTACTGGCGGCGATGGCACGTGCCAGGTTTGGGATGATGTCTTCCTCGGGAAGCGTTCCGGTTTCAAAATATTTTTCCATCAGGCCGTCATCCGATTCCGCGACGATCTCGATCAGGCGTTCGCGGGTCGAATCAAGCAATGCCTTTTCTTCGCTCGGTATTCCGATAGCCTTAGCTTTGCCCTCTGGGTCAAATTCGTATGCCTTTTGGTGAACGACATCGATCACGCCGCGAAAACTGCCTTCGCGGCCAATAGGCAGCGTAAAGGGAACGATCGACCGCGCAAAACTTGACGCCGCGGTCTCAAGCGCGTGGCCAAAATCGGCGTGTTCTTTGTCGATCTTATTTATGACCATGAATCGCGGCAGCATGAATTCGTTCGCGTACTGCCACGTTTTCTCCGTCTGCACCTCGATGCCGTGAACACCATCTACGATCACCAGAGCGCAGTCTGCAACGCGGAGAGCGGGGCGTGCATGTGAAACAAAGGCTGCGTAGCCCGGTGTATCGATCAGATTTATTTTTGTGTCTTTGTATTCGAGGTGGGCGAAGTTGTTGTTGAGGGAAACTTTACGTTCGATGGAATCCTCGTCGAAATCTGTGATGGTCGTTCCTTCATCGACCTTTCCCCATCGTGGGGATGATCCGGCAACGTAAAGCATGGAGCTGACGAGCTGGGTTTTACCTGCGTCGCCGTGTCCAATGACAGCCAGATTCCTGATATTCTCAGTAGTAAATGCTTTCATGTTCGGCAATCTCTCCTTCTTTTCAAGTTTTCGAGTCCCGAGTTCCCAGTTTCGAGTTATTCTTGTCGCCAACGCGGAACCTGGAACATTTAACCCGAAACTTTTTAAGTTGTTGGTAATAATCGAATTTATACCACTATAAGTAAAAGGGCAAGATGATGTTAGTATTGTAAAAATCTACTTTAAGGGGATAGTTCGGATCGAATCGATTGGTCAACTTAAAATGCGGTCCAATGCATCTTACGCTTAGCTCGGTTGGGTAAAACACTTTCGACGTGAGGGAACCTAATGTTCAATAATTCAAGGCAATTGCGGATCGTTCTGTCTTTTGCCATGATCGCAATTATCCTTTATTCTCCTATCGCTGCGGTCGCTCAGGATCTGGTCGCGATCAGCAGTATTACTGGCGGATCAAGTGTTTTTGTGTTTAGGAATACGGCAAAAGCCGCGAAGCGCACGATCGTCTCAGTAAAACCCACCCGGACAAAAGCCCAGCGAATAGAGACCGTAGTTAAGATCAAGAGGCAGTATGAAACGCTGGCTAAGGTCGCACCTAAACGTATAAAAGCTGACGCGGTCGATCCGGTCAAGAACCCGGTTTCCAAATCCCTTCCGCCTGCCCAAGGTGCGATGCGCTTCGCGGGCGTCGGTGAGTTCTACCTGGATAAAGGAGATGTTGAGCTTGCTACAGCCGCATTTCGCGATGCCCTTGAGCTGGACGAGAATAATGCGGCAGCACGATCGGGATACAGTGAAGCTCTTTCAACTAAAGGAAATGACCTGCTCGTAAAAGATCAGGCGAATGCCGCAAAGTCTCTATTCCTCGAAGCTCTTAAGTTTAATCCGAAGAATTCTGCCGCGTATTTCGGTTTAGCAGAATCGTATACGGAATTGAATGAGACGGCCCAGGCTATCGCGAGTTACGAAAAGGCCATCGAAAATGACAAGGATCTTACCGAGATATACGTACCGCTGGGCATTCTGTATTACCAGAACGGCGAGATCGCAAAGGCTGATGATCTGTTAACGAAGACAATTGCCAAGTCTCCCGATCTTGCCGAAGCACAGTTCTTTCTTGGCCTGGTACGAACGGCTCAGTCTCGAGATGACGAAGCTCTCACCGCGTTCACCAGGGCCAAAACACTGGACCCGACAAATGCGGAAGCCTTTTTCAATTCCGCGGAAACGCTCGTACGGCTAAAGCGTTTAGAAGCGGCGATACCGGACTATGAAAAGGCCACCGAGCTAAAGCCGGCATATTTCGACGCCTGGTTTGGCCTCGGCGAGGTTTATTTCATGCTCGGCAATTATCCTAAGGCGATCGTCGCTTATCAGGCGGCAGCGAAGCTTAAGAACAACGATTGGGAAGTTTTTGCCGGGCTCGGCGAGGGCTTTCGCCTGACCAATGAGTTCGAAAAAGCAGAGGCAAATTACCGGCTGGCAGGCCTCTTCCTTGCCCAAAAAACTGGTTATGACAAAGCGAAGGTTGCGGAATTCAACAGTAAGATCGGCCTCGTAATCGGCCAACAGTGCGACGTCAATCAGGCTAAAAGAATAATATGCAACTGGCCCTCGGCGATCAAAGCTCTTCAGAAAGCCGTCGATGAGACGCAAAATCCGGTCGATTATGTGAACCTCGGTTGGGCATATTTCCGCGCCGGCCATGAAGAGGCTGAGAACAAGAACTTACCGGTTGCTACGCCGTTCCTCGAGAACGCGAAAGCGGCGCTCCAAAAAGCCGTTGATTCAGGACCGCCGGCAGAAGATTTTGCTTTGCAAAATCTTGCCTCCGTATATATCGACCTGGGCGATAACCGATCGGCTATTGACACCCTAAATAAGTTGATCCCAAAAAGGCCAGATCTTGATTTTGCGCGATACGCTCTGGGCGTTGCGTACTTCAAGAATAATGACTTTGTGAACGCTGAAAAATGGTTCAGAGCGGCGATCGATCAGGACCCCAAGAACGTCGTATATTACATGGCCCTGGGTAATGCTCTGATCAGCCGAAAAGACGGCAAAGGACTTAAAGCACTCATTGACCGAATCAGGCCGATCGATGCAGCTGCCGCAGATGAACTCGACAAAAAGCGTATCGCATTCAGAATGTAGGCAGACACTATTAGCCGGGATCGAAAACCCCGCGTGAGCGGCCAGACGGAAGTTTATTCCACAATTCAATTGAAACCGACCCTTAACATACAGCAAAACGTAAATCTCGCCCCATTTACAACTCTCAAGATCGGCGGCAATGCCCGTTATTTCGTCCGGGCCGAAACGGAGCAGCAGGTTGTCGAAACCATTAAATTTGCCGGCGATAACGATCTGAAACTGTTCATTTTAGGCGGCGGCAGCAATATACTGATCGCCGATACCGGCTTCGACGGCGTTGTTTTGAATGTCGCGATCCCGGGAATCCAAGAGACCGAAGCTAAGAGTTCAAATTTTGGATCTGAAAGTGCCAATGTTTTGGAATCCGAAACTGTGAGCATGCAACGTATCACAGTCGGTGCTGGCGAGGATTGGGATAACTTCGTGAAATACTGCGTAGACCGCAACCTGGCCGGTGTTGAGTGTCTTAGCGGAATTCCCGGATTTGTTGGTGGAACACCTGTCCAAAATGTTGGTGCCTATGGACAGGAGGTTGCCGAAACCATTATCGAGGTTCGCTGCTTCGATCGCACAACCGGCGAGGTTATTTCGCTCAGCAATGCGGAATGCGGATTTTCTTATCGCACAAGCATTTTCAATTCGACTTATCGCGAGCGATTCATCGTTCTCAGCGTAACTTTTGCCATGCATCAAAATGGCAGGCCAAAGCTCGTTTACAAAGATCTGATCGAATATTTCGCCGGGCAAAAGCCGACCCTCGCAGAAGTTCGTGATGCCGTTTTGAATATCCGGCGATCTAAATCCATGGTTATCGAACCGGATGATCCAAATTCGAAAAGCGCGGGTTCATTCTTCAAAAATCCGATCGTTTCCAGATCTAAACTGGAGGATCTTAAGGCTAACTATGACCGTATTCCGTCTTTTGAATATGGCGATATGTTCAAGGTTCCGGCGGCCTGGTTGATCGAGAATGCAGGTTTTAACAAGGGCTTTGTACTCGGCGAAGCAGGAATATCATCGAATCACAGCCTCGCATTGATAAATCGCGGCAACGCAAGTTCGAACGAGATCGTCGTTCTAAAAGAGAGAATCCAAGGAGCGGTTGCTGCAAAGTTTGGCATCGAACTGCATCCTGAGCCGGTTTTTATTGGGTTTTGAGTTGAAAATAGTTATCGAAAGTGTGTTATACGTTGTTGTATAATGCTAAGGGCCCCTCAGTGCCCCTGCCTATATGCTAAACCTGAATAAAGTGTTGAGATCGTTTCTTGTTTTCGCCGTCTTGGCTTCGATGCTGCCTCTGCCTCAGGCCGTTCGAGCTCAGGATCTCGTGCCAAGCGAGGAATTAGCCGGCGGGGCCAGCGTTTTCGTCTTTCGTGATTCACGAAAGAAGCCGCAATCCCGCGCGAGTGGCGGGCGTGTCAGCCTGGCGGCGGGTGGGCAGGTTCGAACACCGAAAAGTGCAGCCCAAACCTCGGCCCAGATCGCAAACGCTGCCAAAAAACGCAGAGCAGCTGCGATCGCTGCTCGCAAGCAGGCCGCGAAAGCTGAGGCGAACCGCAAACTTGCGCTTTCGAATACGCTCACAACAAAAGCGGAAGGATTTCTCGATAGCGATCAGACAGATCTAGCGATCAAGAATTACCGCGATGCTCTTGTTCAGAATTCTAAGAATACCAGGGCTACTGAAGGCCTTAGCAACGCACTGACCGCGAAGGGAATAGTCGTCGCGGGCGATTCCAACAACGAAGCTTCGGCCGTGTATTTTGAAGAAGCGGTCAAACTTGACGCAAAAAATGACGTCGCCTACGCCAAACTCGGGGCGATCCACGATACCTACGGGCGGAAAGATAAAGCTCTCGCGAATTATGAAAAAGCCCTCGCGATAAATCCCGAGTATTCAACACTATTTGCTCCAATTGGAATAGCTTATCTTGACAGCGGTGAGATCGCGAAAGCCGAGTCATACCTCCAGAGATCGGATGCGGCCGGGGTCGACACTGCCGGATTCTCGCTACCTTCGTGGTGTGGTTCTTTTCAAACAAAATAAAGACGCGGAAGCCATGACCGCTCTGAACAAGGCTCTCGAACTCGACGGCCGATTTGTTGAGGCCCAGTACCATCGCGGGCAGATCCTGGATCGTACGGGTAAATCAGCTGAGGCTTTAGCGTCCTACCGGAAAACTCTTGAATGGGAGCCTGCGTTCACGCCGGCACAGTTCGGGATCGGTGTTGCCTCGTACAATGCCGGTGACTACGCTGGTGCCGCCGCCGCATACGAACAGGTCGTTAAGACCGAAAAAGATAATTACCAGGCTCATGCGAACCTCGCGAGTGCATACCGACAGCTCGAACGTTTTACGGATGCCAATGCCGAATACGCTCTTGCTTCCACAGGCATAAAAACTGCCGACCTTTATAGCGAATGGGGCTATTGTCTCGGCAAGGTGGCAGAATGGGAAAAAGCACAGGCCCGGCTGCAGACGGCGAAAGAAATGAGCCCGACAGCTATTGACAATTCGAACGTAGGGTGGGCATATTACAATGCCGGCCAAGCTCAGGCTGCGGCAAAGGAATCTGAGAAAGCTAAGGCGAGCTATGCGTTGGCTAAAGCCGCACTCGAAACCGCAGTGCAGCTGGATCCGAAGCTCGATGCGGCTTTGCTCAATCTGGGATCGACGCACAACGGACTTGGTGAATTCCAACTTGCGGTAAACGTCCTGAAAAACGTGCTCGGAATACGCAAGGATTGGGCGATCGCAGCAAATCAGCTTGGAATGGGTTATCGCGGGCTTGGCGATCTTAAGAATGCGGTCGTGACCTTTAAACGGATCGTTGACCTCGACAAGAACAACGTAACCGGCCTCTTCAATCTCGGAGATGCCTACTACGCCAGTGGCAACGCTAAAGAAGCGAAAAAGATCAACGACCAGCTCAGGAAGATCAACCCCTCAGCTGCGGCGAAACTCGATAATGTTCTTTCCGGCAAAGCAGTGATCGATGCTACGAAGCAGAAGATCGAGAACAAGATCCCGAGGATACCCAGATTTCCTTTTTAGGATCGGGATCGCGACAGTCAGAATTGTGCAACCGAATTAGCGGCGGCTCCGTCCTGTCTATATAAATGCGAGGTCCCATGATAGATGAAAACGCTGAACTAAAAGTATCCGATCAGGAAGTTGAGGCAAAGGTCAGCCGAAGAAAATTCTTTGGCAAACTGGGTACGGCGGCGATCGGTGCTGCCGCTTTAGGGGCGGCCAGGCCGTTCATAGATGACAGTTCGACCGTCGTTGCCAGGGACGACATCAATCCATTTTATTATCAGCGGGCCTTAGCAAATCGTCAGTATCGCATTGACGCTGCTGAGGCCCATTTTAATGAGCTTTCACCGCGTTTTCGCCGCCTCGATAATGGCGACGAGTTACGTTACCCGAATAAGATCGGAAATTACTCAAAAGGGCTGCCTCATCAGCCGAATGGCGAGGTCGTCCCGACCGCGTATGCGGCACTTGTCAACGCGATCGAATCCGCAAATCCGGCGATGTTCGAGCAGATCCCTCTCGGCGGAACCCGAAAGCTAACGAATCCTCAGGCGGGTTTTGCTTTCGATATTCAGGGCTATGATGCGTTTTCCATGATCCAGGTGCCGCCGCCAAGGTTTGCCAGCCGGGAGATAGCCGCGGAGCTCGCGGAGAATTATTGGATGGCACTGCTCCGCGATGTTGCATTCACCGAATACACCTCCAATTCGATAGCCTATGCCGCAGCCGTTGACCTCACGGCGTTCGGATCTGACTTTAAGGGGCCAAAAAATGCGAGCGGACAGGTGACGCCAGAACTTTTATTTCGCGGACTGACAGCAGGGGATCGTCTAGGGCCGCTGATGTCGCAGTTTTGGTATCTGCCATGTAATTTTGGTGCGAACGTTATCGATCAACGCATTCGAACGACGGTTCCGAATGTAAATTACATGACCGATTTTGCCTCTTGGCTAGCGATACAAAGTGGATCGGCTCCTGCCGGCGGAGACGTTTTTGACACGACCTACAGATATATGCGAAACGGCCGCGATATTGGGCAGTGGGTCCATATCGATGTCTTATTCCAAGGCTATTTTCAGGCATTTCTTGCGATTGCCGGGATGGGGGTTCCATTCGACGCGGGGAATCCATACAACAATTCGTTAACACAGGACGGATTTGCGACCTTTGGGGGGCCGCACGTCGCGACGCTGCTTTGTGAGGTTTCGACGAGGGCTCTCAAGGCTGTTTGGAATCAGAAGTGGATCATGCACCGCCGGCTCAGGCCCGAGGTTTTTGCTGCCCGCGTCGACAGAACAGCGTTTCACGGTGCAGGATATCCGGTTCATAGTGAGATCCTGAACTCAATAAATACCTCTACTCGATTGGGCGGTTTTCTGCCCGCCGGAAATGCTTTGTTACCGATGGCATTCCCTGAAGGCAGCCCGACGCATCCTGCATATGGGGCGGGACACGCGACAGTCGCCGGAGCCTGCGTGACGATCTTAAAGGCATGGTTCGACGAGGCATACGTGATCCCGAATCCTGTGGTCCCAAATGCGATCGGTACTGCTTTGGTTCCATATACCGGTGATACTTTGACGATCGGCGGCGAGCTGAACAAGATCGCATCAAATATTGCCAACGGCCGCAACATCGCGGGAGTTCACTGGCGTTCCGATGCGACAGAGTCGCTAAAACTCGGGGAATCGATCGCGATCGGCATCCTCAAAGATCAGAAACTCTCCTACAATGAGCAGTTTAGCGGCTTTAGCCTGACAAAATTTGACGGTACGACCGTGGTCGTTTAGCCGTCGGGCGAAATTATCGAGAAAGTGCGGTGCGTCTGGCCGCACTTTTTTTGTATAATCAAGAGTTTAAAAAGATGCCCAGACGCGACGATATACATAAGATCCTGATCATTGGCTCCGGCCCGATCGTTATTGGCCAGGCCTGTGAATTTGACTATTCCGGCACCCAAGCCTGCCGGGCTCTTTATGCAAGAGGGCTACGAGGTCGTCCTCGTGAATTCGAACCCGGCGACGATCATGACCGACCCGGAGATCGCTGACCGCACCTACGTCGAACCACTGACGCTTGAAACTGCGACCGCGATCATCGAAAAAGAACGTCCCGACGCTCTCTTGCCAACCGTTGGCGGCCAAACTGGCCTTAATTTGTCGGTGGAACTGTTCGAGAAGGGAATTCTCGACAAATACGGCGTCAAGCTTATCGGCGCTAACATCAACGCCATCAAGGTCGGTGAGGACCGCGAACTTTTTAAGGCCGCGATGGACGAGATCGGGATCCAGAGCCCGCGGGGTGGATTTGCTCACACGTGGGAAGAAGCCCGGCAGATCGTCGAAGAAATAGGCTATCCCGCGATCATCAGGCCATCGTTTACGCTCGGCGGTACCGGCGGCGGAACCGCCTATCACCCGGACGAATTCGAAGAGATCGCCAAGGGCGGCCTCGCCGCTTCGCCTAACTCGCAGATCCTCATCGAAGAATCCATCCTCGGCTGGAAGGAATACGAACTCGAGGTCATGCGCGACCTTAACGACAATGTTGTCATCATTTGCTCGATCGAAAACTTTGACCCGATGGGCGTACATACCGGCGACTCGATAACGGTCGCCCCGGCCCAGACACTAACGGATGTCGAATATCAAAACCTGCGTGACATGTCGAAAGCATGTATTCGCAAGGTCGGTGTCGAAACGGGCGGGTCGAATATTCAATTTGCGATAAATCCGGCAAACGGCGAGGTTCGCATCATCGAGATGAACCCCCGCGTGTCGCGTTCGTCGGCTCTCGCGTCGAAAGCAACAGGTTTCCCAATTGCCAAGATCGCTGCCAAACTCGCGGTCGGCTACACGCTCGACGAGATACCTAACGACATCACAAAAAAGACTCCGGCTTCGTTCGAACCGACGATCGATTACGTCGTCACAAAGATACCAAAATGGGCTTTCGAAAAGTTTCCCGGAGCCGAAGATGTGCTCGGTACGCAGATGAAATCCGTCGGCGAAGTAATGGCGATCGGTAGGACATTTAAGGAATCTTTGTTTAAAGGATTACGTTCACTGGAAGCAGTTAAACCATTGCGTTTAATAGATGTTCCGGATTCGGAATTACAGCGTAAATTAGCTCGACCAAATTCTCAACGTTTCTCTTATCTCACCTACGCCTTCCAGATCGGCTACTCGATCGAAGAGATCCATCGCCTTACGAAGATCGACCTTTGGTTCCTCGATCAGCTACAGCAGGTAATGGAACTGCAAGCCGAGATCGACAAACAGCCGCTCGGTGAAATTTCAATAGAAACACTTCGTGCGGCTAAAGAGAATGGGCTCTCGGATCGCCGCCTATTCTTCCTGACGGGAACGCCCGAAAACGAAGTTCGCGAACATCGAAAGTCCATTGGGATCAAGCCTGTTTATAAACGCGTCGACACCTGCGGAGCCGAATTCGAGTCCTTTACGCCGTACATGTATTCGACGTACGAAGAGGAATGCGAAGCGGATCCGACGGACCGCCGAAAGATCATGATCCTCGGCTCCGGACCGAATCGTATCGGGCAGGGAATTGAGTTCGATTACTGCTGCTGTCACGCTTCGTTCGCGCTTCGCGACGCGGATTTTGAGACCATCATGGTCAACTGCAATCCGGAAACGGTTTCGACGGACTATGACACTTCGGATCGCTTGTATTTCGAACCGCTGACGTTCGAAGACGTTATGAACATCGTCGAGGTCGAGCGTCCCGAGGGCGTCATCGTCCAATTCGGCGGCCAGACGCCGCTCAATCTCGCCGGACGTTTGCACGAAGCCGGAGTTCCGATCATCGGCACATCGCCCGACTCGATCGACCTTGCTGAGGACAGAAAACGGTTTGGAGCCTTGCTGGATGAGTTGAAAATTCCATGTCCTGAGAATTCCAGCGTTACTTCAGCTGAGGAAGCTAAAGTCGTTGCAAATAAAATAGGTTATCCGATCGTTGTTCGTCCCAGCTTTGTCCTCGGCGGGCGTGCGATGGCGATCGTTTATGATGAGCAGTCGCTCGACGAATATATGCGTTCGGCGGTCGATGCCTCGCCTGAGAAACCGATCCTGATCGATAAGTTTCTGGAGCGTGCGTCCGAGATCGACGTCGACGCCTTAGCAGACGAAGAAACGGTCGTGATCGCCGGCATTCAGGGCCACATCGAGGAAGCCGGAATTCACTCCGGCGATTCCTCGAGCGTTCTACCGGCACAAAAGATCGCTCCTGAGCATCTCGAAACCATTGAGCACTACACGCATCTCCTCGCCCGCGGGCTCAAGGTCAAGGGGCTGATGAATATCCAGTTCGCTATCCAGGACGACCGCGTTTATGTGATCGAGGTTAATCCGCGTGCGTCGCGAACCGTGCCGTTCGTGGCAAAGGCGACCGGCGTCCCGATCGCGAAGATCGCTTCTCTCGTTATGGCCGGTCACAGAAAACTGGCCGATTTCAACCTGCCGGCGAGACTTCCGGTGCCAAAGATCTTTGTGAAATCACCGGTTTTCCCGTTCAAGAAGTTCGCCGGCGTCGACCCGATCCTTGGCCCGGAGATGCATTCGACCGGCGAGGTCATGGGCGTTGGTGATACTTTTGGCGAAGCCTACGGCAAAGCCATGGAAGGTGCCGGCCTGACGCTGCCGCTGAGGGGCAAGGCCTTCATCTCGGTCAACAACACTGACAAAGGCCAGGCGGTCGTTCTCGCCCGTCGCTTGAACAAACTTGGCTTCGACCTGGTTGCCACCTACGGCACCACTAAACGCCTCCACGAAGTTGGCCTCGAGTGCGAAACGGTCTTCAAGGTCAACGAAGGCCGCCCGAACATTGCCGACCTGATAAAACAAGGCGAGATCGCCCTGATCATCAACACACCGCTCGGCAAAACGTCATTCTACGACGAACAAGCCATCCGCAAGGCCGCACTGCAGTTCAACACGCCCTGCGTGACCACAATCACCGGAGCCGAGGCCCTGGTCGAGGCGATCGCCACCAAACAGGCTCAGGAAGGCGTGACCGTGAGGAGCTTGCAGGAGATACACGCTGATTCCAGCCACAGAGAGCGCGGAGCTTAGGTTTGAATTTTCAGTGATCTCTGTGTTCTCTGTGGCTAAGACTTCGTTTCCAATTCTTGACCCACCGCGAGCATTCCACTACCTTAGATAAAAGTTTTCTGAAAATTAACAGTTCTATAACAACAAATGAGTGAATCGCATGACCGCGAGATCATTGGCGGGCATCTGCTCGTCATCGGTGGGGCAGAGGATAAATATAACGAGCGGCGGATCTTGAAAAAGTTTCTTAAGCTTGCCGGTAAGGAAAATGCTGAGGTACTGATCGTACCCGTCGCGTCGGACTATCCGGAATTTGCGGCGGACGTTTATACGCAGGCATTTAGGAATCTAGGCGTGGCAAACCCGCGCGTTTTGCGGGCGACCTCGCGGCAGGATGTGGTCAATGCCGATGTCCAGAAGCTGCTCGACGGCGTCACGGGCATCATCATGACCGGCGGCGACCAAATGCGCCTTGTTTCGCTGCTGGGTGGAACTAAGCTGGCCGAGAAAATACGGAAGATGGTTCGGGAGACGGACGTAGTCCTCGCCGGAACGAGTGCCGGGGCCGCGGCGATGAGTACCTCGATGATCGTTCGGGGCGAACCGAGTTCGCATCCCCATAAAAACGCCGTTCGGCTGTCGCCGGGCCTCGGATTTCTCAAAAATATCATCATCGACCAGCACTTCAGCGAACGCGGCCGCATCAGCCGTTTGATCACCGCGGTTTCCTTCAATCCGTACAATTTGGGTATCGGGATCGACGAGAATACCGCGATCATTCTGGATGGTAAGGGAAAGCTTGAGGTTTACGGAGCTGGCTCGACGACGATCGTTGATGGCTCACAAATCAGTTTCAATGAGATAGCTGAAGTCGCTGATAATGAATCGTTTAGCGTATGCGGTATTCAATTTCATGTAATGCGTGAAGGGCTTATCTACAACTACATTGACCGCCACCCGATCCAGCCACCAAACGAGTTCCTTTTGCCCGATCTGGGCTGATGAGTTAACTCATAAAGTGGTAGCCAACATTCACATAAATTTGCTATAACAGAAATACAGTTCTTCAGTCTAGGCAATAAGGGTGTGGCGCTTCGCGATCGTCAGTTTGAATGGAAACGCCTTCAATGGACGTAC
This sequence is a window from Acidobacteriota bacterium. Protein-coding genes within it:
- a CDS encoding tetratricopeptide repeat protein is translated as MIAIILYSPIAAVAQDLVAISSITGGSSVFVFRNTAKAAKRTIVSVKPTRTKAQRIETVVKIKRQYETLAKVAPKRIKADAVDPVKNPVSKSLPPAQGAMRFAGVGEFYLDKGDVELATAAFRDALELDENNAAARSGYSEALSTKGNDLLVKDQANAAKSLFLEALKFNPKNSAAYFGLAESYTELNETAQAIASYEKAIENDKDLTEIYVPLGILYYQNGEIAKADDLLTKTIAKSPDLAEAQFFLGLVRTAQSRDDEALTAFTRAKTLDPTNAEAFFNSAETLVRLKRLEAAIPDYEKATELKPAYFDAWFGLGEVYFMLGNYPKAIVAYQAAAKLKNNDWEVFAGLGEGFRLTNEFEKAEANYRLAGLFLAQKTGYDKAKVAEFNSKIGLVIGQQCDVNQAKRIICNWPSAIKALQKAVDETQNPVDYVNLGWAYFRAGHEEAENKNLPVATPFLENAKAALQKAVDSGPPAEDFALQNLASVYIDLGDNRSAIDTLNKLIPKRPDLDFARYALGVAYFKNNDFVNAEKWFRAAIDQDPKNVVYYMALGNALISRKDGKGLKALIDRIRPIDAAAADELDKKRIAFRM
- a CDS encoding UDP-N-acetylmuramate dehydrogenase, giving the protein MKPTLNIQQNVNLAPFTTLKIGGNARYFVRAETEQQVVETIKFAGDNDLKLFILGGGSNILIADTGFDGVVLNVAIPGIQETEAKSSNFGSESANVLESETVSMQRITVGAGEDWDNFVKYCVDRNLAGVECLSGIPGFVGGTPVQNVGAYGQEVAETIIEVRCFDRTTGEVISLSNAECGFSYRTSIFNSTYRERFIVLSVTFAMHQNGRPKLVYKDLIEYFAGQKPTLAEVRDAVLNIRRSKSMVIEPDDPNSKSAGSFFKNPIVSRSKLEDLKANYDRIPSFEYGDMFKVPAAWLIENAGFNKGFVLGEAGISSNHSLALINRGNASSNEIVVLKERIQGAVAAKFGIELHPEPVFIGF
- a CDS encoding tetratricopeptide repeat protein, whose product is MRSFLVFAVLASMLPLPQAVRAQDLVPSEELAGGASVFVFRDSRKKPQSRASGGRVSLAAGGQVRTPKSAAQTSAQIANAAKKRRAAAIAARKQAAKAEANRKLALSNTLTTKAEGFLDSDQTDLAIKNYRDALVQNSKNTRATEGLSNALTAKGIVVAGDSNNEASAVYFEEAVKLDAKNDVAYAKLGAIHDTYGRKDKALANYEKALAINPEYSTLFAPIGIAYLDSGEIAKAESYLQRSDAAGVDTAGFSLPSWCGSFQTK
- a CDS encoding tetratricopeptide repeat protein, encoding MVLFKQNKDAEAMTALNKALELDGRFVEAQYHRGQILDRTGKSAEALASYRKTLEWEPAFTPAQFGIGVASYNAGDYAGAAAAYEQVVKTEKDNYQAHANLASAYRQLERFTDANAEYALASTGIKTADLYSEWGYCLGKVAEWEKAQARLQTAKEMSPTAIDNSNVGWAYYNAGQAQAAAKESEKAKASYALAKAALETAVQLDPKLDAALLNLGSTHNGLGEFQLAVNVLKNVLGIRKDWAIAANQLGMGYRGLGDLKNAVVTFKRIVDLDKNNVTGLFNLGDAYYASGNAKEAKKINDQLRKINPSAAAKLDNVLSGKAVIDATKQKIENKIPRIPRFPF
- a CDS encoding vanadium-dependent haloperoxidase — its product is MNPFYYQRALANRQYRIDAAEAHFNELSPRFRRLDNGDELRYPNKIGNYSKGLPHQPNGEVVPTAYAALVNAIESANPAMFEQIPLGGTRKLTNPQAGFAFDIQGYDAFSMIQVPPPRFASREIAAELAENYWMALLRDVAFTEYTSNSIAYAAAVDLTAFGSDFKGPKNASGQVTPELLFRGLTAGDRLGPLMSQFWYLPCNFGANVIDQRIRTTVPNVNYMTDFASWLAIQSGSAPAGGDVFDTTYRYMRNGRDIGQWVHIDVLFQGYFQAFLAIAGMGVPFDAGNPYNNSLTQDGFATFGGPHVATLLCEVSTRALKAVWNQKWIMHRRLRPEVFAARVDRTAFHGAGYPVHSEILNSINTSTRLGGFLPAGNALLPMAFPEGSPTHPAYGAGHATVAGACVTILKAWFDEAYVIPNPVVPNAIGTALVPYTGDTLTIGGELNKIASNIANGRNIAGVHWRSDATESLKLGESIAIGILKDQKLSYNEQFSGFSLTKFDGTTVVV
- a CDS encoding cyanophycinase, whose amino-acid sequence is MSESHDREIIGGHLLVIGGAEDKYNERRILKKFLKLAGKENAEVLIVPVASDYPEFAADVYTQAFRNLGVANPRVLRATSRQDVVNADVQKLLDGVTGIIMTGGDQMRLVSLLGGTKLAEKIRKMVRETDVVLAGTSAGAAAMSTSMIVRGEPSSHPHKNAVRLSPGLGFLKNIIIDQHFSERGRISRLITAVSFNPYNLGIGIDENTAIILDGKGKLEVYGAGSTTIVDGSQISFNEIAEVADNESFSVCGIQFHVMREGLIYNYIDRHPIQPPNEFLLPDLG